One window of the Anopheles cruzii chromosome 2, idAnoCruzAS_RS32_06, whole genome shotgun sequence genome contains the following:
- the LOC128277514 gene encoding bestrophin-4-like produces the protein MTVTYTAEVATCRGFGCFLKLLMRWRGSIYKLVWLDLSCFLLLYYVLNVTYRFGLSEDHKRIFEELAKYCATYSNLIPLSFVLGFYVTIVMTRWWNQYTSIPWPDPIAVFVSANIHGQDERGRVMRRTIMRYVCLCLTMVLTNISPRVKKRFPTIEHLVEAGLLNDNEHKIMSHLNQKFPRHSKHWLPIVWAASIVTRARKEGRCRDDFASKTIIDELNKFRGQCGLLISYDTISIPLVYTQVVTLAVYSYFLTSVMGQQWVETKELGEGVVNKIDQYFPIFTTLQFFFYMGWLKVAESLINPFGEDDDDFEVNWIVDRNLQVSYLIVDEMHHEHPELLKDQYWDEIFPSELPHTVASAADREEPPLPSTADIVVKKREAEVIPVVPTAVRIDEMVGKENQGVEYKFPENPDEEMDDNVSGIHFHVSDKPYNRGGSSAASLASVAGTMSRVNTVTSALKRFFSKDESSRPNSATPQDGGSVPFKFPGSASSTNLTGRVPDRAMGSMRITDQVIEEVDEQLTITSMQGNNDARPTAASVFEHGPPKPSEPVDVPQPYNRTQSSVAHGFPSQLTPPGPESMLSASAPETGRFEHQYIPMSPTDPDNVPILGTAGSNRTAVDETDRVTTTFETQETETEQMERKTRLLARSISKQAVLGLINTDMLLDELTKSTGDLEDKKPSSQNTPDNPTSDSNSNVDTTL, from the exons ATGACTGTGACCTACACCGCGGAAGTTGCCACCTGCCGGGGGTTTGGCTGCTTTCTGAAGCTGTTGATGAG aTGGCGTGGAAGTATTTACAAACTTGTCTGGTTAGATTTAAGCTGTTTCCTGCTGCTGTATTATGTGTTAAACGTAACCTATCGTTTCGGGCTGTCAGAGGATCATAAGCG AATTTTTGAGGAACTCGCCAAGTACTGTGCCACGTACAGTAATCTGATCCCGCTCTCGTTCGTGCTCGGTTTCTACGTCACCATCGTCATGACGCGATGGTGGAATCAGTACACCAGCATTCCCTGGCCTGACCCAATAGCCGTTTTCGTCAGCGCCAACATTCACGGGCAG GATGAACGAGGCCGTGTTATGCGCCGTACGATAATGCGCTACGTTTGCCTGTGCCTCACGATGGTGCTGACCAATATCTCGCCACGTGTCAAGAAGCGTTTCCCTACGATCGAGCATCTGGTCGAGGCCGGTCTGTTGAACGACAACGAACACAAGATCATGTCGCACCTGAATCAAAAGTTTCCGCGCCACTCGAAGCACTGGCTGCCGATAGTCTGGGCGGCGAGTATCGTCACGCGGGCCCGCAAGGAAGGACGATGTCGGGATGATTTCGCATCCAAAACCATCATCGACGAGCTGAACAAGTTCCGCGGCCAATGCGGGCTCCTCATTTCGTACGACACGATCAGCATACCGCTCGTGTACACGCAGGTCGTTACGCTGGCCGTGTACAGCTACTTCCTGACCTCGGTCATGGGCCAGCAGTGGGTGGAAACGAAAGAGCTGGGCGAGGGTGTGGTCAACAAGATCGATCAGTACTTCCCCATCTTCACGACGCTTCAGTTTTTCTTCTACATGGGCTGGCTGAAGGTGGCCGAGTCGTTGATCAATCCGTTCggggaggacgacgacgatttcgAGGTGAACTGGATAGTGGATCGCAACCTTCAGGTATCCTACTTGATCGTGGACGAAATGCACCACGAACATCCGGAGCTGCTGAAGGATCAGTACTGGGACGAAATCTTCCCCTCGGAGCTACCGCACACGGTGGCATCGGCCGCTGACAGGGAGGAACCGCCCCTTCCGTCGACGGCAGATATTGTGGTCAAGAAGCGGGAAGCGGAAGTCATCCCGGTCGTACCGACGGCGGTGCGCATCGATGAAATGGTCGGTAAAGAAAATCAGGGTGTTGAGTATAAGTTCCCAGAAAATCCTGACGAAGAG ATGGATGATAACGTCAGCGGTATTCATTTTCATGTCTCCGACAAACCATACAATCGTGGCGGAAGCTCGGCCGCCAGCCTGGCCAGTGTTGCGGGTACAATGTCGCGAGTCAACACGGTTACGTCGGCCTTGAAACGATTCTTCAGCAAGGATGAATCAAGCCGCCCGAACAGCGCCACTCCGCAGGATGGaggatccgttccgttcaaaTTTCCCGGTTCGGCCAGCTCTACTAATCTAACCGGGCgcgtcccggaccgggcaATGGGCAGCATGCGCATCACGGATCAGGTCATCGAAGAAGTCGACGAACAGCTGACCATCACGTCGATGCAGGGCAACAACGATGCTCGGCCGACGGCTGCCAGCGTGTTCGAGCACGGACCACCGAAGCCCAGTGAACCGGTCGATGTGCCTCAACCTTACAATCGAACCCAGTCGTCGGTGGCTCACGGATTCCCTTCGCAACTGACGCCACCGGGACCAGAGTCGAtgctttcggcttcggctcccGAAACGGGACGCTTTGAGCACCAATATATCCCCATGAGTCCCACCGATCCTGATAATGTGCCTATCCTCGGAACCGCCGGCTCGAATAGAACCGCGGTGGACGAGACGGACCGTGTGACGACAACGTTCGAGACCcaagaaacggaaacggagcaGATGGAACGGAAGACGCGACTGTTGGCGCGATCCATCAGCAAGCAGGCCGTACTGGGGCTGATCAACACCGATATGCTGCTGGATGAGCTCACTAAGAGCACGGGTGATCTGGAGGACAAGAAACCGTCCTCGCAAAATACTCCCGACAATCCGACGTCCGATTCGAACAGTAACGTCGACACGACCTTATGA